A genomic region of Canis aureus isolate CA01 chromosome 16, VMU_Caureus_v.1.0, whole genome shotgun sequence contains the following coding sequences:
- the LRSAM1 gene encoding E3 ubiquitin-protein ligase LRSAM1 isoform X3: MSGQRINKHVERQLPYTTESGLEYYPPSQYLLPVLEQDGADTSRDSPDGPTDRFSREEIEWQNRFSDYEKKKEQKMLEKLEFERRLELGQREHAQLLQQSNSQKDEILQTVKEEQSRLEQGLSERQRYLDAERQRLQEQLKQTEQNISNRIQKLLQENQRQKKSSEILKSLENERIRMEQLMSITQEETENLRKREIASAMQQMLTESCKNRLIQMAYESQRQSLVHQACSSMAEMDERFQQILSWQQMDQNKAISQILQESAMQKAAFEALQVKKDLMHQQIRKQIKLIETELLQLTQLEVKRKSLDTEALQEMISEQRWALSSLLQQLLKEKTRREEELREILTELEAKSETKQENYWLIQYQRLLNQKPLSLKLQEEGLERQLAALLVDLSAEHYLPIFAHHRISLDMLSRMSPGDLAKVGVSEAGLQHEILRKVQELLDAARIQPELLNPHKGEVLGALEVPTAPEELPESVSPSAPPAELEVQTSECVVCLEREAQMIFLNCGHVCCCQQCCQPLRTCPLCRQEITQRLRIYHSS; encoded by the exons atgtcAGGACAAAGAATTAACAAGCACGTGGAGCGACAGCTTCCATACACAACAG AGTCCGGGCTGGAATACTACCCTCCTTCTCAGTACTTGCTGCCAGTCCTGGAGCAGGACGGAGCCGACACCTCCCGGGACAGCCCTGACGGTCCCACGGACAGATTCTCCAGGGAGGAGATAGAGTGGCAG aATAGGTTCTCAGACTACGAGAAGAAGAAG GAACAGAAGATGCTGGAGAAACTTGAGTTTGAACGGCGCTTGGAACTTGGGCAGCGAGAGCACGCACAGCTCCTTCAGCAGAGCAACAGTCAGAAGGATGAGATCCTCCAGACAGTCAAGGAG GAGCAGTCCCGGCTGGAGCAGGGCCTAAGTGAGCGCCAGCGCTACCTGGACGCAGAGCGGCAGCGGCTGCAGGAGCAGCTGAAGCAGACAGAGCAGAACATCTCCAACCGGATCCAGAAGCTCCTGCAAGAGAACCAGAG GCAAAAGAAAAGTTCTGAGATCTTGAAGTCACTGGAAAATGAAAG aataAGGATGGAACAGTTGATGTCCATAACCCAGGAGGAGACTGAGAACCTGCGGAAACGTGAGATTGCCT CCGCCATGCAGCAGATGCTGACAGAGAGTTGTAAGAACCGGCTCATCCAGATGGCCTACGAGTCTCAGAGGCAGAGCCTGGTCCATCAGGCCTGTTCCAG CATGGCCGAAATGGATGAGCGGTTCCAGCAGATTCTGTCATGGCAGCAGATGGATCAGAACAAAGCCATCAGCCAGATCCTACAGGAG AGCGCCATGCAGAAGGCCGCATTTGAGGCTCTCCAGGTGAAGAAAGACCTGATGCACCAGCAGATCAGGAAGCAG ATTAAGTTAATAGAAACTGAGTTATTGCAGCTGACACAGCTGGAGGTAAAGAGGAAATCCCTGGACACAGAGGCACTGCAG GAGATGATCTCCGAGCAGCGCTGGGCCCTGAGCTCCCTGCTCCAGCAGCTCCTCAAGGAAAAGACGCGACGAGAGGAAGAGCTCCGAGAAATCCTG ACAGAGTTAGAAGCCAAAAGCGAAACCAAACAGGAAAATTACTGGCTGATTCAGTATCAACGGCTTTTGAACCAGAAGCCCTTGTCCTTAAAGCTGCAG GAAGAAGGCTTGGAGCGCCAGCTGGCAGCCCTCCTGGTGGATCTGTCGGCGGAACACTACCTGCCCATCTTTGCCCATCACCGCATCTCCCTGGATATGCTGAGCCGGATGAGCCCTGGGGACCTGGCCAAG GTGGGTGTCTCAGAAGCTGGCCTGCAGCATGAAATCCTGCGGAAAGTCCAGGAGCTGCTGGATGCAGCCAGGATCCAGCCAG AGCTGCTGAACCCACACAAGGGTGAAGTCCTTGGGGCCCTGGAGGTGCCCACTGCCCCTGAGGAGCTTCCTGAGTCTGTgagcccctctgctcccccagcaGAGCTGGAGGTACAGACATCAGAATGTGTCGTGTGCCTGGAACGGGAG GCCCAGATGATCTTCCTCAACTGTGGCCACGTCTGCTGCTGCCAACAGTGCTGCCAGCCACTGCGCACCTGCCCACTGTGCCGCCAGGAGATCACGCAGCGCCTCCGGATCTACCACAGCAGCTGA
- the LRSAM1 gene encoding E3 ubiquitin-protein ligase LRSAM1 isoform X4 produces the protein MLEKLEFERRLELGQREHAQLLQQSNSQKDEILQTVKEEQSRLEQGLSERQRYLDAERQRLQEQLKQTEQNISNRIQKLLQENQRQKKSSEILKSLENERIRMEQLMSITQEETENLRKREIASAMQQMLTESCKNRLIQMAYESQRQSLVHQACSSMAEMDERFQQILSWQQMDQNKAISQILQESAMQKAAFEALQVKKDLMHQQIRKQIKLIETELLQLTQLEVKRKSLDTEALQEMISEQRWALSSLLQQLLKEKTRREEELREILTELEAKSETKQENYWLIQYQRLLNQKPLSLKLQEEGLERQLAALLVDLSAEHYLPIFAHHRISLDMLSRMSPGDLAKVGVSEAGLQHEILRKVQELLDAARIQPELLNPHKGEVLGALEVPTAPEELPESVSPSAPPAELEVQTSECVVCLEREAQMIFLNCGHVCCCQQCCQPLRTCPLCRQEITQRLRIYHSS, from the exons ATGCTGGAGAAACTTGAGTTTGAACGGCGCTTGGAACTTGGGCAGCGAGAGCACGCACAGCTCCTTCAGCAGAGCAACAGTCAGAAGGATGAGATCCTCCAGACAGTCAAGGAG GAGCAGTCCCGGCTGGAGCAGGGCCTAAGTGAGCGCCAGCGCTACCTGGACGCAGAGCGGCAGCGGCTGCAGGAGCAGCTGAAGCAGACAGAGCAGAACATCTCCAACCGGATCCAGAAGCTCCTGCAAGAGAACCAGAG GCAAAAGAAAAGTTCTGAGATCTTGAAGTCACTGGAAAATGAAAG aataAGGATGGAACAGTTGATGTCCATAACCCAGGAGGAGACTGAGAACCTGCGGAAACGTGAGATTGCCT CCGCCATGCAGCAGATGCTGACAGAGAGTTGTAAGAACCGGCTCATCCAGATGGCCTACGAGTCTCAGAGGCAGAGCCTGGTCCATCAGGCCTGTTCCAG CATGGCCGAAATGGATGAGCGGTTCCAGCAGATTCTGTCATGGCAGCAGATGGATCAGAACAAAGCCATCAGCCAGATCCTACAGGAG AGCGCCATGCAGAAGGCCGCATTTGAGGCTCTCCAGGTGAAGAAAGACCTGATGCACCAGCAGATCAGGAAGCAG ATTAAGTTAATAGAAACTGAGTTATTGCAGCTGACACAGCTGGAGGTAAAGAGGAAATCCCTGGACACAGAGGCACTGCAG GAGATGATCTCCGAGCAGCGCTGGGCCCTGAGCTCCCTGCTCCAGCAGCTCCTCAAGGAAAAGACGCGACGAGAGGAAGAGCTCCGAGAAATCCTG ACAGAGTTAGAAGCCAAAAGCGAAACCAAACAGGAAAATTACTGGCTGATTCAGTATCAACGGCTTTTGAACCAGAAGCCCTTGTCCTTAAAGCTGCAG GAAGAAGGCTTGGAGCGCCAGCTGGCAGCCCTCCTGGTGGATCTGTCGGCGGAACACTACCTGCCCATCTTTGCCCATCACCGCATCTCCCTGGATATGCTGAGCCGGATGAGCCCTGGGGACCTGGCCAAG GTGGGTGTCTCAGAAGCTGGCCTGCAGCATGAAATCCTGCGGAAAGTCCAGGAGCTGCTGGATGCAGCCAGGATCCAGCCAG AGCTGCTGAACCCACACAAGGGTGAAGTCCTTGGGGCCCTGGAGGTGCCCACTGCCCCTGAGGAGCTTCCTGAGTCTGTgagcccctctgctcccccagcaGAGCTGGAGGTACAGACATCAGAATGTGTCGTGTGCCTGGAACGGGAG GCCCAGATGATCTTCCTCAACTGTGGCCACGTCTGCTGCTGCCAACAGTGCTGCCAGCCACTGCGCACCTGCCCACTGTGCCGCCAGGAGATCACGCAGCGCCTCCGGATCTACCACAGCAGCTGA